A window of Blautia argi genomic DNA:
ATGATACTCCTTTACCGCCGTAGTCCGAGCGTTAGAAGCGTCGCAGACAACGGGTAGAGCTGCATGAGAACCATGCGGAAGTGAAATTCTTGTGAGGTTTGCTAAAACCGTCTGATGAGCCTTTATAATTTTACAATAGTTTTATAGTTCAAGAAAGGGGAGAGAATAAATGAATAATGAAACACAGGTACAGATACAAAATAAGTTTTGTTTAACGATTGATGAAGCAGTAATTTATTTTAATATTGGAGAAAAGAAATTAAGAAAACTTGTTTCAGATAATTTGGACTCCGGTTTTATTATTCAAAATGGAGTGAAGTTTCTTATCAAAAGGAAACGATTTGAAGATTTTCTGAATGACCTGACAGCAATTTAATAAATATAGGATAATCAGTAGCCATATCGGATAGGCTATATAGTCTTTCCGCTTTGAGTGCTGCTTGATAAAAGGATAGAAAAAGGGCTTTGTGCTTATGATATAATTTAATATATCGTGGCGAGGCTCTTTTTGTACGAAAGGAGCATAGACATGAGCGGAAAAAGACGAGATAGCAAAAATCGTATTCTTCGCAATGGAGAGAGCCAACGCCGGGACGGACGATATGCGTTCAAATATATTGATACAACAGGTAAACCGCAGTTTGTTTATAGTTGGAAATTAGAAAAGACAGATAAGACACCACAGGG
This region includes:
- a CDS encoding excisionase, with amino-acid sequence MNNETQVQIQNKFCLTIDEAVIYFNIGEKKLRKLVSDNLDSGFIIQNGVKFLIKRKRFEDFLNDLTAI